In Neoarius graeffei isolate fNeoGra1 chromosome 9, fNeoGra1.pri, whole genome shotgun sequence, one genomic interval encodes:
- the nxph2a gene encoding neurexophilin-2: MRKIQTIVLLLCLHKVTCRRLQIPELGVSDWGESDNEGNDSPKGPSSHMPNPLRLFSRGYRALKSSMRHMTYLEKMDDSWDWLSNQTAVGEAQSRTKRRPIVKTGKFKKMFGWGDFNSNIKTVKLNLLITGKIVDHGNGTFSVYFRHNSTGLGNVSVSLVPPSKVVEFEMAQQSTVETKDTKSFNCRVEYEKTDRNKKSGMCGFDVSKTCYQEQTQSHVSWLCSKPFKVICIYISFYSIDYKLVQKICPDYNYHSDTPYASTG, translated from the coding sequence GTCACGTGCAGGCGTCTGCAGATTCCTGAGCTGGGCGTCAGTGACTGGGGAGAGAGTGATAATGAGGGCAACGATTCTCCCAAAGGGCCAAGCAGTCACATGCCAAACCCTCTGCGCTTGTTCTCCAGAGGATATCGTGCTCTCAAGAGCAGCATGAGACACATGACATATTTGGAAAAAATGGATGACTCCTGGGACTGGTTATCTAACCAGACAGCTGTTGGGGAGGCGCAAAGCAGGACTAAACGCAGACCCATAGTGAAGACGGGAAAGTTCAAGAAAATGTTTGGCTGGGGAGATTTCAACTCCAACATCAAGACAGTGAAGCTGAACCTCCTGATCACAGGGAAGATAGTGGATCACGGAAACGGGACATTCAGCGTCTACTTCCGGCACAACTCCACTGGCTTAGGCAACGTCTCGGTGAGTTTGGTACCACCATCCAAAGTAGTGGAGTTTGAAATGGCACAACAGAGCACAGTGGAAACCAAGGACACTAAATCCTTTAACTGTCGGGTTGAGTATGAAAAAACAGACCGGAACAAGAAATCAGGGATGTGCGGCTTCGACGTCTCAAAAACATGCTACCAGGAGCAGACACAGAGCCACGTCTCATGGCTGTGCTCCAAACCCTTTAAGGTCATATGCATCTACATCTCTTTTTACAGCATCGACTATAAACTGGTGCAGAAAATCTGTCCTGATTATAATTACCACAGTGACACACCGTATGCCTCCACAGGATAA